A single Syngnathus acus chromosome 8, fSynAcu1.2, whole genome shotgun sequence DNA region contains:
- the LOC119125584 gene encoding myosin phosphatase Rho-interacting protein-like isoform X3, translated as MPLSDDEPVCPKFQPNIFDPSRCHDCLRQRRLHHDAGDITEAAPSTLDAVTGAKLLTRRGNGMLLTPISSQAEEKDTSSKEDSDRLSPVSSYCDVTRGCPGHVESSLRILSPDCELNIWDGDDDDSTDSSHLDPSDYQELSGSGSAEDEYPSLRMARLEPPPHGRTSRAWMDEAHIGDSFNRRSGFKEEREKRESGYFSLGRAAGARAPRDNSPQFRHFERGHPVFNSKDVEPKDIIPFRNPNLGLASERQVPPILDEELPVEFPPPDPYDIAVEVEAQVGARSPSPTPFKIAESLASVERKGFSGSYGRGNASYNSSYRQSDRFEYSRPSSALHSRSSSPARGNARLRVSDFPSANRGHTVDDGGWSQGREPRLRGSLQGSQGRRGDSGTLPRNFKTLAGSVKSQSSTVSDFRSALRKTEVSGRGLESRSSSSGKISLHKTENIVSSLHRLHSHTNAPSRRPSETRHESRGSSPSRRTYSSMEQSGLRKSESMTSLDGRSRHGRCGSPIREGYDIESQALLRNGLHGQDLENSSSSPTRYAHDTMSQPKFNKTGNSSQILDSHSEKRSYKTTGQYPLRKTASSTSINRESRHSSPSRRSYESRTQSGLRKSDVKGYGSHNSLPSKQIYGTPHQTSFRNNKLSSSPKRNNNNSRNSSPSRNTTNDPPGFSLLRNATAGEHSYQRQNSYGDSKSTADRSPRSWRGSTHSLRSSSLSRAASPTVQNAKINRNASVTLQTPRSPGGARSRAGRHSLENQYASPNDKRPHHARRSPSPVPRVKMQSHTLSQSSIDSSESVASAGRNKEEYATLADLPKVKMIHPRDDHIEQPQRPRRQELFKPASHSLSKHPSREWEDKEETNRDGYYGGSGYLSRAHSSFSLQRSCSPTPDEGSSWKDSYHRSAPMQPDLLNFKKGWMSKLDDCGEWKKHWFVLTDAGLKYYRDSSAEEKDDLDGEIDLKSCVKVSEFDVEKNYGFQIQTREAMFTLSAMTAGIRRNWIEVLKKCIRPSTSPDITQLPDSNSDKENSHSRLQLPPRRPSSRHADVSSEVPPSQRRFDYVELSPVPASSSHAQANQRAVGEGQQWQEDKTREATSSQWEAVLSRKSASGGVNQKLRTEDEIEKKWAEFERMPLKEKPTVGSRPSSQSANEALQREVASLRLQLEQLQGGGRGGDGGGVAGGCGPNGPCGRSLTAMDHAHRQAMAELQKQHDRQMAELETEKSRLLLEEIQDMSRVMEAIKKKHKEELQREVEKVNRLSSGLLDPPTLHSQQQEESQALQRELGGLSERYSQKCLELNRAQQNNAERERELSRKERDLEQLRKENQNLKDRLAEELIRVRCNNSDLGPKDNKKDTSCELEVLLRVKEKEIEYLHKEISCLRNELQFLNTEKRLASERYAEVNEELSGIKGRSEREIQSLKEHLRLAMAALQEGQRLGNSMDH; from the exons ATGCCTCTCTCCGATGACGAGCCCGTATGCCCCAAGTTTCAACCCAACATCTTCGACCCCTCCCGCTGCCACGACTGCCTGCGTCAAAGGCGCCTTCATCACGACGCTGGGGACATCACCGAAGCGGCTCCGTCCACTCTCGACGCCGTCACCGGAGCCAAACTTCTGACGAGACGGGGCAATGGAATGCTCTTAACGCCAATCTCTTCTCAGGCTGAGGAAAAAGACACCAGCAGCAAG GAGGATTCGGACCGTTTGTCGCCGGTGAGCAGCTATTGTGATGTCACTCGAGGTTGTCCAGGTCATGTCGAGAGCTCTTTGCGTATTCTGAGCCCGGACTGTGAGCTGAATATCTGGGACGGAGATGACGACGACAGCACCGACAG CAGCCATCTTGACCCGAGTGACTACCAGGAGCTCAGTGGCTCTGGCAGTGCCGAGGATGAATACCCATCATTGAGAATGGCTCGACTTGAGCCGCCACCTCATGGAAGGACCTCTCGGGCCTGGATGGATGAAGCTCACATCGGGGATAGCTTCAACAGGCGTTCAG GGTTTAAAGAAGAACGAGAGAAGCGGGAAAGCGGCTACTTCTCTCTGGGGAGGGCGGCGGGTGCCCGGGCCCCCCGTGATAACAGCCCTCAATTTCGTCATTTTGAGAGAGGCCATCCTGTCTTTAACAGTAAAGACGTTGAGCCCAAAGATATCATCCCCTtcagaaaccccaatcttggTCTGGCCTCTGAAAGGCAGGTACCCCCGATTTTGGATGAAGAGCTTCCTGTGGAATTCCCTCCACCTGACCCCTACGACATTGCCGTTGAGGTTGAAGCGCAGGTCGGCGCTCGTTCGCCCAGTCCGACTCCGTTTAAAATAGCGGAGTCTCTGGCTTCTGTGGAACGAAAAGGTTTCAGCGGTTCTTACGGTAGAGGAAACGCTTCTTATAATTCTTCCTACCGACAATCTGACCGCTTTGAATATTCGAGGCCAAGCTCAGCTCTGCACTCTCGCTCTTCCTCCCCGGCACGTGGAAACGCTCGATTGAGGGTTAGTGACTTTCCTTCCGCTAACAGAGGGCATACCGTTGATGATGGAGGGTGGTCTCAAGGTAGAGAGCCACGATTGAGAGGCTCCTTGCAAGGATCACAAGGACGACGTGGAGACTCTGGAACTTTGCCGAGAAACTTTAAAACTCTTGCTGGTTCGGTCAAATCCCAATCCAGTACAGTTTCTGATTTTCGGAGTGCCTTACGGAAAACAGAAGTGAGTGGTCGAGGTCTTGAGAGCAGGAGCTCATCTTCTGGCAAAATATCACTCcacaaaactgaaaatattGTCAGTTCATTACACAGACTCCATAGTCATACAAACGCTCCATCTCGTAGACCTTCGGAGACTCGCCATGAAAGTCGTGGGTCTTCACCCTCAAGAAGAACTTATAGTTCAATGGAGCAATCTGGACTTCGTAAATCAGAATCAATGACATCGCTGGACGGAAGAAGTCGTCATGGACGCTGCGGGTCTCCCATAAGAGAAGGCTACGACATTGAAAGTCAGGCTCTCCTGCGGAATGGACTTCATGGCCAAGATCTTGAAAACTCAAGCAGCTCCCCAACCCGATATGCTCATGACACAATGAGTCAACCCAAATTTAACAAGACAGGCAATAGTAGCCAAATCCTTGATAGCCATTCTGAAAAAAGATCCTACAAAACAACTGGTCAGTATCCACTTCGAAAAACAGCTAGCAGTACTTCAATTAATCGCGAAAGTCGACATTCCTCTCCTTCAAGGAGAAGTTATGAAAGCCGAACCCAGTCTGGATTGCGCAAGTCTGACGTTAAAGGTTATGGCAGTCATAACTCTTTGCCATCGAAGCAAATTTACGGTACCCCTCACCAAACCTCATTTCGTAACAATAAACTTAGCAGTTCTCCAAAgagaaataataacaatagcCGAAACTCTTCCCCGTCTAGAAATACCACCAATGACCCTCCAGGCTTTTCTCTCCTCAGAAATGCCACCGCTGGAGAACATTCATATCAGAGACAAAACAGTTACGGTGATTCCAAATCTACCGCCGATCGCTCTCCACGATCATGGCGGGGATCGACACACTCCCTCCGCAGCTCCTCGCTATCCCGTGCCGCTTCTCCCACCGTGCAGAATGCAAAAATCAACAGAAACGCTTCCGTCACCTTGCAAACTCCGAGAAGTCCAGGCGGTGCCCGGTCTAGGGCAGGAAGACACAGTCTCGAAAATCAGTACGCCTCCCCTAATGACAAAAGACCTCATCATGCTCGGAGGAGTCCTTCCCCTGTACCTCGGGTGAAAATGCAAAGTCATACCTTATCGCAGAGCTCCATAGATTCCTCTGAGTCTGTGGCATCTGCTGGAAGAAACAAGGAGGAATATGCCACCCTGGCTGATCTACCCAAGGTCAAAATGATCCATCCGAGAGATGACCACATAGAGCAACCTCAGCGCCCGAGGAGACAGGAACTCTTCAAACCAGCCAG CCACTCCCTGAGCAAGCATCCCTCCAGAGAGTGGGAAGACAAAGAGGAAACTAACAGAGATGGGTATTATGGTGGCAGTGGGTATTTATCTCGTGCTCACTCCTCCTTCTCGTTGCAG AGGTCTTGCAGTCCAACACCAGATGAGGGCAGTTCTTGGAAAGATTCTTATCACAGATCAGCACCGATGCAG CCCGACCTCCTAAACTTCAAGAAGGGATGGATGTCTAAACTGGATGATTGTGGAgag TGGAAGAAGCACTGGTTTGTTTTGACTGATGCTGGGCTGAAGTACTACAGAGACTCCAGTGCAGAAGAG AAAGATGACTTAGATGGCGAAATTGATCTGAAATCTTGCGTCAAGGTGTCTGAGTTTGATGTGGAGAAGAACTATGGCTTTCAGATACAG ACACGAGAGGCCATGTTCACTCTTTCTGCCATGACAGCGGGAATCAGGAGGAACTGGATTGAGGTTTTAAAGAAATGCATCAGGCCCAGCACCTCACCAGACATCACACA GTTGCCTGATAGCAATAGTGACAAAGAAAACTCCCACTCGCGCCTACAGCTGCCTCCCCGGAGACCGTCATCGCGGCACGCCGACGTTTCCTCTGAGGTTCCTCCCTCTCAGCGCAGGTTCGACTACGTCGAGCTGTCCCCTGTTCCTGCGTCGTCCAGCCACGCACAGGCCAATCAGAGAGCCGTCGGGGAGGGCCAGCAATGGCAGGAGGACAAGACACGAGAAGCCACGAGCAGTCAGTGGGAAGCTGTCCTGTCTCGGAAGAGCGCCAGCGGaggtgtcaatcaaaagctACGCACGGAGGACGAGATCGAGAAAAAATGGGCCGAGTTTGAACGGATGCCTTTGAAGGAGAAACCGACAGTGGGGTCACGACCTTCCAGCCAGTCAGCCAATGAGGCGCTGCAGAGGGAG GTGGCGTCACTGAGGCTTCAGCTTGAACAACTACAGGGgggaggaaggggaggggacGGAGGAGGGGTGGCGGGCGGATGCGGTCCCAACGGTCCGTGCGGCCGCAGCCTGACCGCCATGGACCACGCTCATCGGCAAGCGATGGCGGAGCTGCAGAAGCAGCACGACCGCCAGATGGCGGAGTTAGAAACGGAGAAAAGCAggctgctgctggaggagatTCAAGATATGTCACGAG taatGGAGGCAATcaagaagaaacacaaagaGGAGCTGCAGAGAGAGGTGGAGAAGGTCAATCGACTAAGCAGTGGCTTGCTCGATCCGCCGACCTTGCACAGCCAACAACA GGAAGAGAGTCAGGCCTTGCAGAGAGAACTCGGCGGACTGTCGGAGCGCTACTCTCAGAAGTGTCTGGAGCTGAACCGAGCTCAACAGAACAATGCTGAAAGGGAGCGGGAACTCAGTCGAAAGGAGAGAGACCTTGAGCAACTCAGGAAGGAGAACCAA AACTTAAAGGACCGTTTGGCAGAGGAGCTCATCCGCGTACGATGTAACAACTCCGATCTGGGTCCAAAggacaacaaaaaagacacatCTTGTGAACTAGAG GTACTTCTCAGGGTAAAAGAAAAGGAGATTGAGTACTTACATAAGGAGATCAGCTGTCTAAGGAATGAACTGCAGTTCCTTAACACG GAGAAACGTCTGGCCAGCGAGCGATACGCCGAGGTCAATGAGGAGCTGAGTGGCATTAAAGGTCGGAGTGAGCGGGAGATCCAGAGTCTCAAGGAGCACTTGAGGCTGGCCATGGCTGCACTGCAGGAGGGCCAAAGGCTGGGGAACAGCATGGACCACTGA
- the LOC119125584 gene encoding myosin phosphatase Rho-interacting protein-like isoform X1 gives MPLSDDEPVCPKFQPNIFDPSRCHDCLRQRRLHHDAGDITEAAPSTLDAVTGAKLLTRRGNGMLLTPISSQAEEKDTSSKEDSDRLSPVSSYCDVTRGCPGHVESSLRILSPDCELNIWDGDDDDSTDSSHLDPSDYQELSGSGSAEDEYPSLRMARLEPPPHGRTSRAWMDEAHIGDSFNRRSGFKEEREKRESGYFSLGRAAGARAPRDNSPQFRHFERGHPVFNSKDVEPKDIIPFRNPNLGLASERQVPPILDEELPVEFPPPDPYDIAVEVEAQVGARSPSPTPFKIAESLASVERKGFSGSYGRGNASYNSSYRQSDRFEYSRPSSALHSRSSSPARGNARLRVSDFPSANRGHTVDDGGWSQGREPRLRGSLQGSQGRRGDSGTLPRNFKTLAGSVKSQSSTVSDFRSALRKTEVSGRGLESRSSSSGKISLHKTENIVSSLHRLHSHTNAPSRRPSETRHESRGSSPSRRTYSSMEQSGLRKSESMTSLDGRSRHGRCGSPIREGYDIESQALLRNGLHGQDLENSSSSPTRYAHDTMSQPKFNKTGNSSQILDSHSEKRSYKTTGQYPLRKTASSTSINRESRHSSPSRRSYESRTQSGLRKSDVKGYGSHNSLPSKQIYGTPHQTSFRNNKLSSSPKRNNNNSRNSSPSRNTTNDPPGFSLLRNATAGEHSYQRQNSYGDSKSTADRSPRSWRGSTHSLRSSSLSRAASPTVQNAKINRNASVTLQTPRSPGGARSRAGRHSLENQYASPNDKRPHHARRSPSPVPRVKMQSHTLSQSSIDSSESVASAGRNKEEYATLADLPKVKMIHPRDDHIEQPQRPRRQELFKPASHSLSKHPSREWEDKEETNRDGYYGGSGYLSRAHSSFSLQVGSQRSCSPTPDEGSSWKDSYHRSAPMQPDLLNFKKGWMSKLDDCGEWKKHWFVLTDAGLKYYRDSSAEEKDDLDGEIDLKSCVKVSEFDVEKNYGFQIQTREAMFTLSAMTAGIRRNWIEVLKKCIRPSTSPDITQLPDSNSDKENSHSRLQLPPRRPSSRHADVSSEVPPSQRRFDYVELSPVPASSSHAQANQRAVGEGQQWQEDKTREATSSQWEAVLSRKSASGGVNQKLRTEDEIEKKWAEFERMPLKEKPTVGSRPSSQSANEALQREVASLRLQLEQLQGGGRGGDGGGVAGGCGPNGPCGRSLTAMDHAHRQAMAELQKQHDRQMAELETEKSRLLLEEIQDMSRVMEAIKKKHKEELQREVEKVNRLSSGLLDPPTLHSQQQEESQALQRELGGLSERYSQKCLELNRAQQNNAERERELSRKERDLEQLRKENQNLKDRLAEELIRVRCNNSDLGPKDNKKDTSCELEVLLRVKEKEIEYLHKEISCLRNELQFLNTEKRLASERYAEVNEELSGIKGRSEREIQSLKEHLRLAMAALQEGQRLGNSMDH, from the exons ATGCCTCTCTCCGATGACGAGCCCGTATGCCCCAAGTTTCAACCCAACATCTTCGACCCCTCCCGCTGCCACGACTGCCTGCGTCAAAGGCGCCTTCATCACGACGCTGGGGACATCACCGAAGCGGCTCCGTCCACTCTCGACGCCGTCACCGGAGCCAAACTTCTGACGAGACGGGGCAATGGAATGCTCTTAACGCCAATCTCTTCTCAGGCTGAGGAAAAAGACACCAGCAGCAAG GAGGATTCGGACCGTTTGTCGCCGGTGAGCAGCTATTGTGATGTCACTCGAGGTTGTCCAGGTCATGTCGAGAGCTCTTTGCGTATTCTGAGCCCGGACTGTGAGCTGAATATCTGGGACGGAGATGACGACGACAGCACCGACAG CAGCCATCTTGACCCGAGTGACTACCAGGAGCTCAGTGGCTCTGGCAGTGCCGAGGATGAATACCCATCATTGAGAATGGCTCGACTTGAGCCGCCACCTCATGGAAGGACCTCTCGGGCCTGGATGGATGAAGCTCACATCGGGGATAGCTTCAACAGGCGTTCAG GGTTTAAAGAAGAACGAGAGAAGCGGGAAAGCGGCTACTTCTCTCTGGGGAGGGCGGCGGGTGCCCGGGCCCCCCGTGATAACAGCCCTCAATTTCGTCATTTTGAGAGAGGCCATCCTGTCTTTAACAGTAAAGACGTTGAGCCCAAAGATATCATCCCCTtcagaaaccccaatcttggTCTGGCCTCTGAAAGGCAGGTACCCCCGATTTTGGATGAAGAGCTTCCTGTGGAATTCCCTCCACCTGACCCCTACGACATTGCCGTTGAGGTTGAAGCGCAGGTCGGCGCTCGTTCGCCCAGTCCGACTCCGTTTAAAATAGCGGAGTCTCTGGCTTCTGTGGAACGAAAAGGTTTCAGCGGTTCTTACGGTAGAGGAAACGCTTCTTATAATTCTTCCTACCGACAATCTGACCGCTTTGAATATTCGAGGCCAAGCTCAGCTCTGCACTCTCGCTCTTCCTCCCCGGCACGTGGAAACGCTCGATTGAGGGTTAGTGACTTTCCTTCCGCTAACAGAGGGCATACCGTTGATGATGGAGGGTGGTCTCAAGGTAGAGAGCCACGATTGAGAGGCTCCTTGCAAGGATCACAAGGACGACGTGGAGACTCTGGAACTTTGCCGAGAAACTTTAAAACTCTTGCTGGTTCGGTCAAATCCCAATCCAGTACAGTTTCTGATTTTCGGAGTGCCTTACGGAAAACAGAAGTGAGTGGTCGAGGTCTTGAGAGCAGGAGCTCATCTTCTGGCAAAATATCACTCcacaaaactgaaaatattGTCAGTTCATTACACAGACTCCATAGTCATACAAACGCTCCATCTCGTAGACCTTCGGAGACTCGCCATGAAAGTCGTGGGTCTTCACCCTCAAGAAGAACTTATAGTTCAATGGAGCAATCTGGACTTCGTAAATCAGAATCAATGACATCGCTGGACGGAAGAAGTCGTCATGGACGCTGCGGGTCTCCCATAAGAGAAGGCTACGACATTGAAAGTCAGGCTCTCCTGCGGAATGGACTTCATGGCCAAGATCTTGAAAACTCAAGCAGCTCCCCAACCCGATATGCTCATGACACAATGAGTCAACCCAAATTTAACAAGACAGGCAATAGTAGCCAAATCCTTGATAGCCATTCTGAAAAAAGATCCTACAAAACAACTGGTCAGTATCCACTTCGAAAAACAGCTAGCAGTACTTCAATTAATCGCGAAAGTCGACATTCCTCTCCTTCAAGGAGAAGTTATGAAAGCCGAACCCAGTCTGGATTGCGCAAGTCTGACGTTAAAGGTTATGGCAGTCATAACTCTTTGCCATCGAAGCAAATTTACGGTACCCCTCACCAAACCTCATTTCGTAACAATAAACTTAGCAGTTCTCCAAAgagaaataataacaatagcCGAAACTCTTCCCCGTCTAGAAATACCACCAATGACCCTCCAGGCTTTTCTCTCCTCAGAAATGCCACCGCTGGAGAACATTCATATCAGAGACAAAACAGTTACGGTGATTCCAAATCTACCGCCGATCGCTCTCCACGATCATGGCGGGGATCGACACACTCCCTCCGCAGCTCCTCGCTATCCCGTGCCGCTTCTCCCACCGTGCAGAATGCAAAAATCAACAGAAACGCTTCCGTCACCTTGCAAACTCCGAGAAGTCCAGGCGGTGCCCGGTCTAGGGCAGGAAGACACAGTCTCGAAAATCAGTACGCCTCCCCTAATGACAAAAGACCTCATCATGCTCGGAGGAGTCCTTCCCCTGTACCTCGGGTGAAAATGCAAAGTCATACCTTATCGCAGAGCTCCATAGATTCCTCTGAGTCTGTGGCATCTGCTGGAAGAAACAAGGAGGAATATGCCACCCTGGCTGATCTACCCAAGGTCAAAATGATCCATCCGAGAGATGACCACATAGAGCAACCTCAGCGCCCGAGGAGACAGGAACTCTTCAAACCAGCCAG CCACTCCCTGAGCAAGCATCCCTCCAGAGAGTGGGAAGACAAAGAGGAAACTAACAGAGATGGGTATTATGGTGGCAGTGGGTATTTATCTCGTGCTCACTCCTCCTTCTCGTTGCAGGTAGGTTCACAG AGGTCTTGCAGTCCAACACCAGATGAGGGCAGTTCTTGGAAAGATTCTTATCACAGATCAGCACCGATGCAG CCCGACCTCCTAAACTTCAAGAAGGGATGGATGTCTAAACTGGATGATTGTGGAgag TGGAAGAAGCACTGGTTTGTTTTGACTGATGCTGGGCTGAAGTACTACAGAGACTCCAGTGCAGAAGAG AAAGATGACTTAGATGGCGAAATTGATCTGAAATCTTGCGTCAAGGTGTCTGAGTTTGATGTGGAGAAGAACTATGGCTTTCAGATACAG ACACGAGAGGCCATGTTCACTCTTTCTGCCATGACAGCGGGAATCAGGAGGAACTGGATTGAGGTTTTAAAGAAATGCATCAGGCCCAGCACCTCACCAGACATCACACA GTTGCCTGATAGCAATAGTGACAAAGAAAACTCCCACTCGCGCCTACAGCTGCCTCCCCGGAGACCGTCATCGCGGCACGCCGACGTTTCCTCTGAGGTTCCTCCCTCTCAGCGCAGGTTCGACTACGTCGAGCTGTCCCCTGTTCCTGCGTCGTCCAGCCACGCACAGGCCAATCAGAGAGCCGTCGGGGAGGGCCAGCAATGGCAGGAGGACAAGACACGAGAAGCCACGAGCAGTCAGTGGGAAGCTGTCCTGTCTCGGAAGAGCGCCAGCGGaggtgtcaatcaaaagctACGCACGGAGGACGAGATCGAGAAAAAATGGGCCGAGTTTGAACGGATGCCTTTGAAGGAGAAACCGACAGTGGGGTCACGACCTTCCAGCCAGTCAGCCAATGAGGCGCTGCAGAGGGAG GTGGCGTCACTGAGGCTTCAGCTTGAACAACTACAGGGgggaggaaggggaggggacGGAGGAGGGGTGGCGGGCGGATGCGGTCCCAACGGTCCGTGCGGCCGCAGCCTGACCGCCATGGACCACGCTCATCGGCAAGCGATGGCGGAGCTGCAGAAGCAGCACGACCGCCAGATGGCGGAGTTAGAAACGGAGAAAAGCAggctgctgctggaggagatTCAAGATATGTCACGAG taatGGAGGCAATcaagaagaaacacaaagaGGAGCTGCAGAGAGAGGTGGAGAAGGTCAATCGACTAAGCAGTGGCTTGCTCGATCCGCCGACCTTGCACAGCCAACAACA GGAAGAGAGTCAGGCCTTGCAGAGAGAACTCGGCGGACTGTCGGAGCGCTACTCTCAGAAGTGTCTGGAGCTGAACCGAGCTCAACAGAACAATGCTGAAAGGGAGCGGGAACTCAGTCGAAAGGAGAGAGACCTTGAGCAACTCAGGAAGGAGAACCAA AACTTAAAGGACCGTTTGGCAGAGGAGCTCATCCGCGTACGATGTAACAACTCCGATCTGGGTCCAAAggacaacaaaaaagacacatCTTGTGAACTAGAG GTACTTCTCAGGGTAAAAGAAAAGGAGATTGAGTACTTACATAAGGAGATCAGCTGTCTAAGGAATGAACTGCAGTTCCTTAACACG GAGAAACGTCTGGCCAGCGAGCGATACGCCGAGGTCAATGAGGAGCTGAGTGGCATTAAAGGTCGGAGTGAGCGGGAGATCCAGAGTCTCAAGGAGCACTTGAGGCTGGCCATGGCTGCACTGCAGGAGGGCCAAAGGCTGGGGAACAGCATGGACCACTGA